ACCCGTCGCCCTTCGCTCCCGCGGACTGCTTGCCGCCCTTCATCTTCATGTTGGGCATCTCCGAGTTGACCTCGACCTTCGCCCCCTCCACGGCCTTGCCCGCCGCGTCCTTGACGGTGACGGAGGCTTGGCCCGCCGAGCCGCCGCCCTTGGCCGGGCAGGGGCTGACCGCCAAGGTGACCTCCATACCGGCGTCGGTCTTGGTGCTGCGGCAGCTCGCGTCGAGGTCGTGCGGTCCGGTGGCGGCCGGAGCGGCGGGCTTCGAGGGGCCGCATCCGCTCGTGAGCACGGCGGCCAGGACTGCACCGGTCACGGCTGCAAGGCGCACCACTCCCTTGTGGGTGCGGGGTCCAGCTCGTCGCGCCGCCTTCTCGTGCCACGCGGCAGGCTGGGTGGTGGCCGTGCGCCAGGTCATCGGTTCTCCTTCGGAGGACGGGTGGTGGGGGTCAGCCGCAGCAGGACTTCTTCGCCGGCTGCGCCGCGGCGGGCGCGTCGGTCTTCGCCGCCGTCTCGGTCTTCGCGGCCGCATCGGCCGCCGCGGCCTCGGGCTTGGGGCCGCAGCAGG
This genomic interval from Streptomyces sp. NBC_00193 contains the following:
- a CDS encoding FixH family protein, with the translated sequence MTWRTATTQPAAWHEKAARRAGPRTHKGVVRLAAVTGAVLAAVLTSGCGPSKPAAPAATGPHDLDASCRSTKTDAGMEVTLAVSPCPAKGGGSAGQASVTVKDAAGKAVEGAKVEVNSEMPNMKMKGGKQSAGAKGDGYESKLVLGMPGDWRISVVVTPASGQASTTVFNVKAE